The following are from one region of the Streptomyces tuirus genome:
- a CDS encoding toxin-antitoxin system, toxin component gives MRRLCGELVAELTLPAPARPEELYAALCDGMSRRRGRRVLFRTAAFPPGTASGLWLDMADQDLVVIEERTAPDHQLVILGHELWHMKAGHCSHHVQGAAVAARLLHDGADLEATVLKVAARTRFDLDDEMEAESFGLLLASKCRAWLARSSSRGPVQRDHLAGRIEASLGYRGPQG, from the coding sequence ATGCGCCGTCTGTGCGGCGAGCTGGTCGCGGAGCTGACCCTCCCCGCGCCGGCCCGGCCGGAGGAGTTGTACGCCGCCCTGTGCGACGGCATGAGCAGACGACGCGGCCGCCGCGTCCTCTTCCGTACGGCCGCGTTCCCGCCCGGGACCGCCAGCGGGCTCTGGCTCGACATGGCCGACCAGGACCTCGTCGTGATCGAGGAACGCACCGCTCCCGACCACCAGTTGGTGATCCTGGGCCACGAGCTGTGGCACATGAAGGCCGGGCACTGCTCCCACCACGTCCAGGGCGCGGCCGTGGCGGCCCGGCTGCTCCACGACGGCGCCGACCTCGAGGCGACGGTGCTGAAGGTCGCCGCGCGCACCCGCTTCGACCTCGACGACGAGATGGAGGCCGAGAGCTTCGGCCTGCTGCTCGCCAGCAAATGCCGGGCGTGGCTCGCGCGTTCGTCGTCGCGGGGGCCGGTGCAGCGGGATCACCTGGCGGGGCGGATCGAGGCGTCGCTGGGGTACCGCGGACCGCAGGGCTGA
- a CDS encoding GntR family transcriptional regulator yields the protein MAPRHTPALPVLGSRKPSHRERVADALRAALIAGELRPGEVYSAPGLAARFGVSATPVREAMLDLAKEGLVDTVPNKGFRVTAVSGQQLDEYTHIRALIEIPTTAELARTADPVALEALRPVAQEIVTSAASGDLIAYVEADLRFHLGLLALAGNGHLVDVVRDLRRRSRLYGLTALVEQGRLEASAEEHLEILDALLAGDEEAVRAVMARHLGHVRGLWAGP from the coding sequence ATGGCCCCCCGGCACACCCCCGCCCTGCCCGTGCTGGGCAGCAGGAAGCCCAGCCACCGGGAGCGGGTCGCGGACGCGCTGCGGGCCGCCCTGATCGCGGGTGAACTGCGGCCCGGCGAGGTCTACTCGGCCCCCGGCCTCGCCGCCCGCTTCGGCGTCTCCGCCACGCCGGTGCGCGAGGCCATGCTCGACCTGGCCAAGGAGGGCCTGGTCGACACCGTGCCCAACAAGGGCTTCCGCGTCACCGCCGTCTCCGGGCAACAGCTCGACGAGTACACCCACATCCGGGCGCTGATCGAGATCCCCACCACGGCGGAGCTGGCCCGCACCGCCGACCCGGTGGCCCTGGAGGCACTCCGCCCGGTCGCCCAGGAGATCGTCACCTCCGCCGCGTCCGGCGACCTCATCGCCTACGTCGAGGCCGACCTGCGCTTCCACCTCGGCCTGCTGGCCCTCGCCGGCAACGGCCATCTCGTCGACGTCGTACGCGACCTCCGACGCCGCTCGCGGCTCTACGGCCTGACGGCGCTGGTGGAACAAGGACGGCTGGAGGCGTCGGCCGAGGAGCACCTGGAGATCCTCGACGCGCTGCTCGCCGGGGACGAGGAGGCCGTACGGGCCGTGATGGCCCGGCACCTCGGGCATGTCCGGGGGCTGTGGGCTGGGCCCTGA
- a CDS encoding FAD/NAD(P)-dependent oxidoreductase → MGTDLVVIGAGPAGLAAALAAFARGVRVTLVDAAARTGGQFYRQPDAGLGAGRPEAPHHQGRTWERLRDGLAASAVRVLTEHHVWCVERTPDGFTVHALLGPEQEEPAEVHARAVLLATGGYEHVLPFPGWTLPGVVTAGGAQAMLKGGLVVPGRRAVVAGSGPLLLPVATGLAAAGVEVAALVESTGPGRLARHAPALAGKLPEAAGHAAGLLRHRVPVLTRHTVVRAHGDDRLTGVTVAALDADGRVRPGTARHLSCDTLAVGHGMLPHTDLAESLGCRLDGLTVAVDTEQRTDVPGVWAAGEATGIGGAALALAEGHIAGCSAAARLRGTAPEPAPAALKARTKLGRSAAALESACAPPAHWPEHLTDDTVVCRCEEVTAGSVREALDLGAGDERTVKLLTRAGMGWCQGRMCGTAIAALAGRAPTPAKRPFARPVPLGVLARQHPQEGPS, encoded by the coding sequence GTGGGGACTGACCTCGTCGTGATCGGCGCCGGGCCGGCCGGGCTCGCCGCCGCCCTGGCGGCCTTCGCGCGCGGCGTCCGGGTCACGCTCGTCGACGCCGCCGCGCGGACCGGCGGGCAGTTCTACCGGCAGCCCGACGCCGGACTCGGCGCCGGGCGGCCCGAGGCGCCGCACCACCAGGGGCGGACGTGGGAGCGGCTGCGGGACGGGCTCGCCGCCAGTGCCGTACGGGTCCTGACGGAACACCACGTGTGGTGCGTGGAGCGCACGCCGGACGGCTTCACCGTGCACGCCCTGCTCGGCCCGGAGCAGGAGGAGCCCGCCGAGGTGCACGCGCGTGCCGTGCTCCTGGCCACCGGCGGCTACGAACACGTGCTGCCCTTCCCCGGCTGGACCCTCCCGGGCGTCGTCACGGCCGGGGGAGCCCAGGCCATGCTCAAGGGCGGTCTCGTGGTGCCGGGGCGCCGAGCCGTGGTGGCCGGGTCCGGGCCGCTGCTGCTGCCTGTGGCGACCGGGCTCGCGGCGGCCGGCGTCGAGGTCGCCGCACTCGTCGAGTCCACCGGCCCGGGGCGCCTCGCCCGGCACGCCCCCGCCCTGGCCGGCAAGCTCCCCGAGGCCGCCGGACACGCTGCCGGGCTGCTGCGCCACCGCGTCCCGGTCCTCACCCGGCACACCGTCGTCCGCGCCCACGGCGACGACCGGCTGACCGGCGTCACCGTCGCCGCGCTCGACGCCGACGGGCGCGTCCGGCCCGGCACCGCACGGCACCTGTCCTGCGACACCCTCGCCGTCGGCCACGGCATGCTCCCGCACACCGACCTCGCCGAGAGCCTCGGCTGCCGGCTCGACGGGCTCACCGTGGCCGTCGACACCGAGCAGCGCACGGACGTGCCCGGCGTATGGGCGGCCGGCGAGGCCACCGGCATCGGCGGCGCCGCCCTGGCCCTCGCCGAGGGGCACATCGCCGGCTGCTCGGCCGCCGCCCGCCTGCGGGGCACCGCCCCCGAGCCGGCCCCCGCCGCCCTCAAGGCCCGCACGAAGCTCGGGCGATCTGCGGCCGCCCTGGAATCCGCCTGCGCGCCGCCCGCCCACTGGCCCGAGCACCTCACCGACGACACCGTGGTCTGCCGCTGCGAGGAGGTCACCGCGGGGTCCGTCCGCGAGGCCCTGGACCTCGGAGCGGGCGACGAACGCACCGTGAAACTGCTCACCCGGGCAGGGATGGGCTGGTGCCAGGGCCGGATGTGCGGCACCGCGATCGCCGCTCTCGCCGGCCGCGCACCCACTCCGGCCAAGCGCCCGTTCGCCCGGCCCGTGCCGCTCGGAGTCCTCGCCCGGCAACACCCCCAGGAGGGACCGTCATGA
- a CDS encoding LacI family DNA-binding transcriptional regulator: protein MTRRLAEVAKKVGVSEATVSRVLNGKPGVSEPTRQAVLSALDVLGYERPTQLRGERARLVGLVLPELQNPIFPAFAEVIGGALAQLGLTPVLCTQTRGGVSEADYVTLLLQQQVSGVVFAGGLYAQADAPHDHYRQLAERNIPVVLVNAAIEDLGFPAVSCDDAVAVEQAWRHLSSLGHERIGLVLGPADHVPSARKLAAVRAVGHVPDSYVGRAMFSIEGGHAAAARLIDRGVTGFICASDPLALGVVRAARRKGLDVPSRISVVGYDDSALMNCTEPPLTTVRQPIEAMGKAVVELLNAQISGSSVAAEELLFEPELVVRGSTAQAPRL from the coding sequence ATGACGCGACGACTTGCCGAGGTGGCGAAGAAGGTCGGGGTCAGCGAGGCCACGGTCAGCCGGGTGCTCAACGGCAAGCCGGGAGTCTCCGAACCGACCCGGCAGGCGGTGCTCTCCGCCCTGGACGTCCTCGGCTACGAGCGGCCCACGCAGCTGCGCGGTGAGCGGGCCCGGCTCGTCGGGCTGGTGCTGCCCGAGCTGCAGAACCCCATCTTCCCGGCGTTCGCCGAGGTCATCGGCGGCGCCCTCGCGCAGCTCGGACTGACACCGGTGCTGTGCACACAGACCCGGGGCGGCGTCTCCGAGGCGGACTATGTGACGCTGCTGCTCCAGCAGCAGGTCTCCGGCGTCGTCTTCGCCGGCGGTCTGTACGCGCAGGCCGACGCGCCCCACGACCACTACCGGCAGCTCGCCGAGCGCAACATCCCGGTCGTCCTGGTCAACGCGGCGATCGAGGACCTCGGTTTCCCGGCCGTCTCGTGCGACGACGCGGTGGCCGTGGAGCAGGCCTGGCGGCATCTGTCGTCCCTGGGGCACGAGCGGATCGGGCTGGTCCTGGGGCCCGCCGACCATGTCCCGTCGGCGCGCAAGCTGGCCGCCGTCCGGGCCGTCGGGCACGTCCCCGACAGTTACGTCGGCCGGGCCATGTTCTCCATCGAGGGGGGACACGCGGCCGCCGCCCGGCTCATCGACCGGGGCGTCACCGGCTTCATCTGCGCCAGTGACCCGCTCGCCCTGGGAGTCGTCCGGGCCGCCCGCCGCAAGGGACTCGACGTTCCGTCACGGATCTCCGTGGTGGGCTACGACGACTCCGCGCTGATGAACTGCACCGAACCCCCGCTCACCACCGTCCGCCAGCCCATCGAAGCCATGGGCAAGGCCGTGGTCGAGCTGCTGAACGCGCAGATCAGCGGCAGTTCGGTGGCGGCCGAAGAGCTGCTGTTCGAGCCCGAGTTGGTCGTACGGGGGTCGACGGCCCAGGCGCCCCGTCTCTGA
- a CDS encoding NAD(P)/FAD-dependent oxidoreductase: MSESLTCDVVVVGAGVVGAAIALYAARAGLDTVVVDRGPVAGGTTGAGEGNLLVSDKEPGPELELALLSARLWAGLAREGLGEAVEYEAKGGVVVAGTDRALTALEKLAAEQRAAGVEAVPVPPDRLTDLEPCLAPGLAGGMHYPQDAQVMPALAAAHLLRASGARVRTGREVTGVLRGPGGAVCGVRTDRGDLHAPAVVNAAGTWGGEVAARAGVPLPVRPRRGFVLVTEPLPPRIRHKVYAADYVADVASDSAALQTSPVVEGTPAGPVLIGASRERVGFDRSLSLPALRALAAGATALFPFLAGVRAMRTYAGFRPYLPDHLPAIGPDPRVPGLFHACGHEGAGIGLATGTGHLIAQALTGRTPDLDLGPFRPDRFTEEGE, translated from the coding sequence GTGAGCGAGTCGCTGACCTGCGATGTCGTGGTGGTCGGAGCCGGCGTGGTCGGCGCCGCCATCGCCCTGTACGCCGCTCGCGCCGGCCTGGACACCGTCGTGGTGGACCGGGGCCCGGTGGCCGGCGGTACGACCGGGGCGGGGGAGGGGAACCTCCTCGTCTCCGACAAGGAACCCGGACCGGAGCTCGAACTGGCCCTGCTGTCCGCCCGGCTCTGGGCCGGACTGGCCCGGGAGGGGCTGGGCGAAGCCGTCGAGTACGAGGCCAAGGGCGGTGTCGTCGTCGCCGGCACGGACCGGGCCCTGACCGCGCTGGAGAAGCTCGCCGCCGAGCAGCGCGCGGCCGGGGTCGAGGCCGTCCCGGTGCCGCCCGACCGCCTCACCGACCTGGAACCCTGTCTGGCCCCGGGCCTCGCGGGCGGTATGCACTACCCGCAGGACGCGCAGGTGATGCCCGCTCTCGCGGCGGCCCATCTGCTGCGCGCCTCGGGGGCCCGGGTGCGCACCGGCCGGGAGGTGACCGGGGTGTTGCGCGGCCCGGGCGGCGCGGTGTGCGGCGTGCGCACCGACCGGGGCGATCTGCACGCGCCCGCGGTCGTCAACGCGGCCGGCACCTGGGGCGGCGAGGTCGCGGCCCGTGCCGGAGTCCCGCTGCCGGTACGGCCCCGGCGGGGTTTCGTGCTGGTCACCGAACCGCTGCCGCCCCGCATCCGGCACAAGGTGTACGCCGCCGACTACGTGGCCGACGTCGCCAGCGACTCGGCGGCGCTGCAGACCTCCCCGGTGGTCGAGGGCACCCCCGCCGGGCCGGTCCTCATCGGCGCCAGCCGCGAACGGGTCGGCTTCGACCGGTCCCTGTCGCTCCCGGCGCTGCGCGCGCTGGCGGCCGGCGCGACCGCCCTCTTCCCGTTCCTCGCCGGGGTCCGGGCCATGCGGACGTACGCCGGCTTCCGGCCGTATCTGCCGGACCACCTGCCCGCGATCGGCCCCGACCCGCGGGTGCCCGGGCTCTTCCACGCCTGCGGGCACGAGGGCGCGGGCATCGGACTCGCCACCGGCACCGGGCATCTGATCGCCCAGGCGCTGACCGGGCGGACGCCCGACCTCGACCTCGGCCCGTTCCGGCCCGACCGCTTCACCGAGGAGGGCGAGTGA
- a CDS encoding proline racemase family protein — protein sequence MRSKLVLHAVDSHTEGMPTRVITGGIGTIPGATMNERRLWFREHRDDVKQLLMNEPRGHSAMSGAILQPPTRPDCDWGVVYIEVSGYLPMCGHGTIGVATVLVETGMVEVVEPVTTIRLDTPAGPVVAEVAVEEGAAKAVTLRNVPSFAVGLDRKATLADGRTVTYDLAFGGNFYAILPLEQFGLPFDRERKDDILAAGLSLMAAVNAEGPPVHPEDPSIHGLHHVYLAAPGSDARRSRHAMAIHPGWFDRSPCGTGTSARMAQLHARGELPLHTEFVNESFIGTRFTGRLLGTTEVAGRPAVLPSFTGRAWITGTAQYLLDPEDPFPAGFVL from the coding sequence ATGCGCAGCAAACTCGTCCTGCACGCCGTCGACTCGCACACCGAGGGCATGCCGACCCGCGTGATCACCGGCGGCATCGGCACCATCCCCGGCGCCACCATGAACGAACGCCGGCTGTGGTTCCGTGAACACCGCGACGACGTCAAGCAGTTGCTGATGAACGAGCCACGCGGGCACTCCGCCATGAGCGGCGCGATCCTCCAGCCGCCGACCCGCCCCGACTGCGACTGGGGCGTCGTCTACATCGAGGTCTCCGGCTATCTGCCGATGTGCGGGCACGGCACCATCGGTGTGGCGACCGTGCTCGTCGAGACCGGCATGGTCGAGGTCGTCGAGCCGGTCACCACCATCCGGCTCGACACCCCGGCCGGCCCGGTCGTCGCCGAGGTGGCCGTCGAGGAGGGGGCGGCCAAGGCGGTCACCCTGCGCAACGTGCCCTCCTTCGCCGTCGGCCTCGACCGCAAGGCCACCCTCGCCGACGGCCGGACGGTGACGTACGACCTCGCCTTCGGCGGCAACTTCTACGCGATCCTGCCGCTGGAGCAGTTCGGCCTGCCCTTCGACCGCGAACGCAAGGACGACATCCTCGCGGCCGGCCTGTCCCTGATGGCGGCCGTGAACGCCGAGGGCCCGCCCGTCCACCCCGAAGACCCGTCCATCCACGGCCTCCACCACGTCTACCTGGCCGCCCCCGGCTCGGACGCCCGCCGCTCCCGGCACGCCATGGCCATCCACCCCGGCTGGTTCGACCGCTCGCCCTGCGGCACCGGCACCAGCGCCCGCATGGCCCAGCTGCACGCCCGGGGCGAACTCCCGCTGCACACCGAGTTCGTCAACGAGTCCTTCATCGGCACCCGGTTCACCGGCAGACTGCTCGGCACGACCGAGGTCGCCGGACGCCCGGCCGTGCTGCCCAGCTTCACTGGACGCGCCTGGATCACCGGCACCGCCCAATACCTGCTGGACCCCGAGGACCCGTTCCCCGCGGGCTTCGTCCTGTAG
- a CDS encoding MmyB family transcriptional regulator, with translation MAYQAGGQRPAPRPVPETPGTQAYLEDYAGLLEGVSFPSLVVDHCWDVVLTNSAFRSLFREVGPHPTAMPGDNFLRFVLFHPDAPGVLGDHEASWCLPMLAHFARTVEGHGPDHGLQAIRRDIAQDPIMEAAYRHGLPHWIRAVGEDAVEQDGAVRPLLHPDPRRGATECRIVVETSRTLEELGCARVTFVLREARRSAFRERRPRRTATGSHLRVVPAAD, from the coding sequence ATGGCATATCAGGCAGGAGGGCAGCGGCCGGCACCGCGGCCCGTCCCCGAGACTCCCGGGACCCAGGCCTACCTGGAGGACTACGCCGGGCTTCTGGAGGGAGTCTCCTTTCCCTCCCTCGTCGTCGACCACTGCTGGGACGTGGTGCTGACCAACAGCGCCTTCCGGTCACTTTTCCGCGAGGTCGGCCCGCACCCGACGGCGATGCCGGGCGACAACTTCCTCCGGTTCGTGCTGTTCCACCCCGACGCTCCCGGCGTGCTCGGCGACCACGAGGCGAGCTGGTGCCTGCCGATGCTCGCCCACTTCGCCCGGACCGTGGAGGGCCACGGCCCCGACCACGGCCTGCAGGCCATCCGCCGCGACATCGCCCAGGACCCGATCATGGAGGCCGCCTACCGGCACGGCCTGCCGCACTGGATCCGGGCGGTCGGCGAGGACGCCGTCGAGCAGGACGGTGCCGTACGGCCGCTGCTGCACCCCGATCCGCGCCGGGGCGCCACCGAGTGCCGGATCGTCGTCGAGACGTCCAGGACGCTCGAGGAACTGGGCTGCGCCCGGGTCACGTTCGTCCTGCGCGAGGCCCGCCGCTCCGCGTTCCGGGAGCGCCGCCCGCGCCGCACGGCGACCGGGTCCCACCTGAGGGTCGTCCCCGCGGCCGACTGA
- a CDS encoding dihydrodipicolinate synthase family protein produces MTPHRPWRGVLVATALPLNDDLSVNYDRYAEHCAWLVANGCDGVVPNGSLGEYQVLTPEERARVVETAVAAIGGERVMPGVAAYGSAESRRWAEQAGEAGCRAVMLLPPNAYRADERSVLAHYAEVARSGLPVVAYNNPVDTKVDLVPELLARLHGEGHIQGVKEFSGDVRRAYRIAELAPELDLLAGADDVLLELAVAGAKGWVAGYPNALPRASVELYRAAADGDLDTALPLYRQLHPLLRWDSQVEFVQAIKLSMDIAGRHGGPCRPPRAALLPGQEAAVRAATEKAVAAGLA; encoded by the coding sequence ATGACCCCACACCGCCCTTGGCGCGGCGTACTCGTCGCCACCGCGCTCCCGCTGAACGACGACCTCTCGGTGAACTACGACCGGTACGCCGAGCACTGCGCCTGGCTGGTCGCGAACGGCTGCGACGGCGTCGTGCCCAACGGCTCCCTCGGCGAGTACCAGGTGCTCACGCCCGAGGAGCGCGCCCGGGTCGTCGAGACGGCCGTCGCCGCGATCGGCGGGGAGCGCGTGATGCCCGGCGTCGCCGCGTACGGCTCCGCCGAGTCCCGGCGCTGGGCCGAGCAGGCCGGCGAGGCCGGCTGCCGGGCGGTGATGCTGCTGCCGCCGAACGCCTACCGCGCCGACGAGCGTTCCGTCCTCGCCCACTACGCCGAGGTCGCCCGGTCGGGCCTGCCGGTCGTCGCGTACAACAACCCGGTCGACACCAAGGTCGACCTCGTGCCCGAGCTGCTCGCCCGGTTGCACGGCGAAGGGCACATCCAGGGGGTGAAGGAGTTCTCGGGCGATGTCCGCAGGGCCTACCGGATCGCCGAACTGGCCCCGGAACTGGACCTGCTGGCCGGCGCGGACGACGTCCTGCTGGAGCTGGCCGTCGCGGGCGCCAAGGGCTGGGTGGCGGGCTACCCGAACGCGCTGCCCCGGGCCTCGGTGGAGCTGTACCGCGCGGCGGCCGACGGCGACCTCGACACCGCGCTGCCCCTGTACCGGCAGCTGCATCCGCTGCTGCGCTGGGACTCACAAGTGGAGTTCGTCCAGGCCATCAAGCTGTCCATGGACATCGCCGGCCGGCACGGCGGGCCCTGCCGTCCGCCCCGCGCGGCACTGCTGCCCGGGCAGGAGGCGGCGGTCCGCGCCGCCACGGAGAAGGCCGTCGCGGCCGGACTGGCCTAG
- a CDS encoding helix-turn-helix domain-containing protein — protein MTGGFVEGPGATPTAVLTAVVSRVGALADRLGVPHAEVFDIGRLSVASGVPEPVVKALLCGRPAGEPDVQARFLQRLDLLRRTRLKPNGRKYTQQEIADGAGMSRQQAGALINGDRRPTMEHCDALQRFFRVHAGFLTAEDPEALLSALQHTEQELLQKLADREREAAAVADDPLERLLQDHGVRGIAWRAAQLPTDQHRDKVAEWLDMLLESVKRPES, from the coding sequence GTGACGGGTGGCTTCGTCGAGGGTCCGGGCGCCACGCCGACGGCCGTGCTGACGGCCGTCGTCTCCCGTGTCGGCGCGCTCGCCGACCGGCTCGGCGTGCCGCACGCCGAGGTCTTCGACATCGGCCGGCTGTCCGTCGCCTCCGGGGTCCCCGAACCCGTGGTCAAGGCCCTGCTCTGTGGCCGGCCGGCCGGCGAGCCCGATGTGCAGGCCCGGTTCCTCCAGCGCCTGGACCTGTTGCGCCGGACCCGGCTCAAGCCCAACGGCCGCAAGTACACCCAGCAGGAGATCGCCGACGGCGCGGGCATGTCGCGCCAGCAGGCCGGCGCCCTCATCAACGGCGACCGGCGGCCGACCATGGAGCACTGCGACGCCCTCCAGAGGTTCTTCCGGGTGCACGCCGGCTTCCTGACGGCCGAGGACCCCGAGGCGCTCCTGAGCGCCCTCCAGCACACCGAGCAGGAGCTGCTGCAGAAGCTCGCCGACCGCGAGCGGGAGGCGGCCGCGGTGGCGGACGACCCGCTGGAGCGGCTGCTGCAGGACCACGGCGTGCGCGGCATCGCCTGGCGGGCCGCGCAACTGCCCACCGACCAGCACCGCGACAAGGTCGCGGAGTGGCTGGACATGCTCCTGGAGAGCGTCAAGCGGCCCGAGTCGTGA
- a CDS encoding metallophosphoesterase family protein, translated as MTSTAGGAAQLLAISDLHIGYPENRALVEGMRPGTDDDWLLVAGDVAETVADIRWALKTLAGRFRKVVRVPGNHELWTHPGDAVTLRGVDRYTYLVELCRELGVTTPEDPYPVWDGPGGPVAVAPLFLLYDYSFLPAGCTTKEQGLEYAQGTGIVCTDEYLLHPDPYPSREAWCRARVAETERRLAGLPGDLPVIPVNHYPLHRHPMDVLWHPEFAMWCGTDLTDDWHRRFRVHTMVYGHLHIPRTTFHEGVPFEEVSVGYPREWSKRARPPGRLRRILPGEGDKR; from the coding sequence GTGACGTCGACGGCCGGTGGCGCCGCACAACTGCTGGCCATCAGCGATCTGCACATCGGCTACCCGGAGAACCGCGCCCTGGTCGAGGGCATGCGGCCCGGGACGGACGACGACTGGCTGCTCGTCGCCGGTGATGTCGCGGAGACCGTGGCGGACATCCGCTGGGCCCTCAAGACGCTCGCGGGCCGCTTCCGCAAGGTCGTCCGGGTGCCCGGAAACCACGAGCTGTGGACCCACCCGGGCGACGCCGTCACCCTGCGCGGCGTCGACCGCTACACGTACCTCGTCGAACTGTGCCGCGAACTCGGCGTGACGACACCCGAGGACCCCTACCCCGTCTGGGACGGCCCCGGCGGCCCGGTGGCCGTCGCCCCGCTGTTCCTGCTGTACGACTACTCGTTCCTGCCGGCCGGCTGCACCACCAAGGAGCAGGGCCTGGAATACGCGCAGGGCACCGGGATCGTGTGCACCGACGAGTACCTGCTGCACCCCGACCCGTACCCGAGCCGGGAGGCCTGGTGCCGGGCCCGGGTCGCCGAGACCGAGCGCAGACTCGCCGGACTCCCCGGCGACCTGCCGGTGATCCCCGTCAACCACTACCCGCTGCACCGGCATCCGATGGACGTGCTGTGGCACCCCGAGTTCGCCATGTGGTGCGGCACGGACCTGACCGACGACTGGCACCGCAGATTCCGTGTGCACACCATGGTCTACGGCCATCTGCACATCCCCCGCACCACCTTCCACGAGGGCGTGCCCTTCGAGGAGGTGTCGGTGGGCTATCCGCGCGAGTGGAGCAAGCGGGCCCGGCCGCCGGGACGGCTGCGGCGCATCCTGCCGGGGGAGGGCGACAAGCGGTGA
- a CDS encoding 4'-phosphopantetheinyl transferase family protein: MIEELLPDAVVAVEAYGHEDAGTSLYPEEAALVARAVAKRRREFAAVRSCARRAMEKLGVPPQPILPGERGAPRWPAGLAGSMTHCDGYCAAALVRAGDLASLGIDAEVHEPLPEDVLPSVALPAEADRLRGLAAERPGIHWDRLLFSAKESVYKAWFPLTGKWLDFMEADIELTADGTFRAALLVPGPRVGGRRLSHFDGRWTVGRGLIATAIALPHG; encoded by the coding sequence GTGATCGAGGAACTGCTGCCGGACGCCGTGGTCGCCGTGGAGGCCTACGGCCACGAGGACGCGGGCACCTCGCTGTACCCCGAGGAGGCGGCGCTCGTGGCCCGGGCGGTCGCCAAGCGGCGCAGGGAGTTCGCCGCCGTGCGCTCCTGCGCCCGCAGGGCCATGGAGAAGCTGGGTGTGCCGCCGCAGCCGATCCTGCCCGGGGAGCGCGGCGCCCCCCGCTGGCCGGCCGGTCTGGCCGGCAGCATGACCCACTGCGACGGCTACTGCGCCGCGGCCCTGGTCCGCGCCGGCGACCTGGCCTCTCTCGGCATCGACGCCGAGGTCCACGAGCCGCTGCCCGAAGACGTCCTGCCGTCCGTGGCCCTGCCGGCCGAGGCGGACCGGCTGCGCGGGCTCGCGGCCGAACGCCCCGGCATCCACTGGGACCGGCTGCTGTTCAGCGCGAAGGAGTCCGTCTACAAGGCGTGGTTCCCCCTCACCGGGAAGTGGCTGGACTTCATGGAGGCCGACATCGAACTCACCGCCGACGGCACCTTCCGCGCGGCGCTGCTCGTCCCCGGCCCCCGGGTGGGCGGCCGCCGCCTCAGCCACTTCGACGGCCGTTGGACGGTGGGGCGGGGCCTGATCGCGACGGCGATCGCGCTGCCGCACGGCTGA